A genomic window from Silene latifolia isolate original U9 population chromosome 11, ASM4854445v1, whole genome shotgun sequence includes:
- the LOC141610611 gene encoding putative ubiquitin-conjugating enzyme E2 38 isoform X2 — translation MDMEVDDDSQTSPPLISKKLKQEKNVLATDIAMSTGVVVTVGSTNIVKNSISGSNNSSDRYGSTSDLSYQEDTNDDEVDAIDDMDEAIDDVDEAFDDDDFGNDDDVLSDNGIDDDDDDYVDDDDDDDAYLKLQAQFDNVDLPPGVEATVSWLQDPSPSEEKHSATGPSTSQQVDKGSGASSSKAESSLKIIKEETMDDVLRKLMYFKQFDTVTDSSDHHFNDVKSSGRQPAKSWAKKVQDEWKILEQNLPETIYVRVYESRMDLLRAVIIGPAGTPYHDGLFVFDVFFPPSYPSEPPRVHYHSSGFRLNPNLYECGKVCLSLLNTWQGGKNEMWLPDKSTMLQVLVSIQALILNTEPFYNEPGYEKTYRGEEGKKKSRDYSEDIFIKSLKKMMYTMRNPPQHFEDLVAGHFRVRAVDIMTACQAYAAGAEVSSDLKKWQEHGENAPKLGSNNFKAEVAKMMKPLLKYFINNGSKDCDQFKADE, via the exons ATGGATATGGAAGTTGATGATGATTCTCAAACTTCTCCTCCCTTGATCTCCAAGAAACTCAAACAAGAGAAG AACGTTTTGGCAACTGATATTGCAATGTCAACTGGTGTTGTGGTTACTGTCGGTAGCACCAATATTGTCAAAAACTCCATATCGGGATCCAATAATTCTTCTGACCGCTATGGCTCCACATCTGACTTATCATATCAGGAGGACACCAATGATGATGAGGTTGATGCCATTGATGATATGGATGAGGCCATTGATGATGTGGATGAGGCATTTGACGATGATGATTTTGGGAATGATGATGATGTTCTTTCAGACAATGGCattgatgacgatgatgatgattatgttgatgacgatgatgatgatgacgctTATTTGAAATTGCAAGCGCAATTTGATAATGTTGATTTGCCTCCAGGGGTAGAGGCAACAGTTTCATGGTTGCAGGATCCTTCTCCAAGTGAAGAGAAGCACTCGGCAACTGGCCCGTCTACCTCACAACAGGTAGATAAAGGTTCTGGTGCTAGCAGTTCGAAAGCTGAGTCAAGTTTGAAGATCATAAAGGAGGAAACCATGGATGATGTTTTGAGAAAGTTAATGTATTTCAAACAATTTGATACAGTGACTGATTCTTCTGACCATCATTTCAATGATGTCAAATCATCAGGGCGGCAG CCTGCCAAATCTTGGGCAAAGAAAGTTCAGGATGAATGGAAAATTCTAGAGCAGAACTTACCAG AAACGATATATGTGAGAGTTTATGAGTCACGGATGGATCTGTTGAGGGCTGTCATTATCGGGCCGGCAGGAACTCCATATCATGACGGGCTATTTGTCTTTGATGTTTTTTTCCCACCTTCCTATCCAAGTGAACCACCG AGGGTCCATTATCATTCAAGTGGCTTTCGGTTGAACCCAAATCTGTATGAATGCGGAAAAGTGTGCTTGAGCTTGTTAAACACTTGGCAAGGCGGCAAGAATGAGATGTGGCTTCCTGACAAGTCTACAATGCTTCAAGTTTTAGTTTCCATTCAAGCTTTAATTTTGAACACGGAGCCCTTCTACAATGAGCCTGGCTACGAAAAAACTTACCGAGGGGAGGAAGGGAAGAAAAAATCTAGAGATTATAGTGAAGATATTTTTATCAAGTCCTTGAAAAAGATGATGTACACCATGAGGAATccgcctcag CATTTTGAGGATCTGGTGGCAGGACATTTCCGTGTGCGAGCAGTCGATATCATGACAGCATGTCAAGCATATGCCGCAGGTGCTGAGGTATCGAGTGACCTTAAAAAATGGCAAGAACACGGTGAGAACGCTCCCAAGCTGGGCTCTAACAATTTCAAGGCCGAGGTTGCTAAGATGATGAAACCTCTTCTGAAATATTTCATTAATAATGGATCCAAGGACTGTGACCAGTTCAAAGCTGATGAATAA
- the LOC141610611 gene encoding putative ubiquitin-conjugating enzyme E2 38 isoform X4: MDMEVDDDSQTSPPLISKKLKQEKEDTNDDEVDAIDDMDEAIDDVDEAFDDDDFGNDDDVLSDNGIDDDDDDYVDDDDDDDAYLKLQAQFDNVDLPPGVEATVSWLQDPSPSEEKHSATGPSTSQQVDKGSGASSSKAESSLKIIKEETMDDVLRKLMYFKQFDTVTDSSDHHFNDVKSSGRQPAKSWAKKVQDEWKILEQNLPETIYVRVYESRMDLLRAVIIGPAGTPYHDGLFVFDVFFPPSYPSEPPRVHYHSSGFRLNPNLYECGKVCLSLLNTWQGGKNEMWLPDKSTMLQVLVSIQALILNTEPFYNEPGYEKTYRGEEGKKKSRDYSEDIFIKSLKKMMYTMRNPPQHFEDLVAGHFRVRAVDIMTACQAYAAGAEVSSDLKKWQEHGENAPKLGSNNFKAEVAKMMKPLLKYFINNGSKDCDQFKADE; encoded by the exons ATGGATATGGAAGTTGATGATGATTCTCAAACTTCTCCTCCCTTGATCTCCAAGAAACTCAAACAAGAGAAG GAGGACACCAATGATGATGAGGTTGATGCCATTGATGATATGGATGAGGCCATTGATGATGTGGATGAGGCATTTGACGATGATGATTTTGGGAATGATGATGATGTTCTTTCAGACAATGGCattgatgacgatgatgatgattatgttgatgacgatgatgatgatgacgctTATTTGAAATTGCAAGCGCAATTTGATAATGTTGATTTGCCTCCAGGGGTAGAGGCAACAGTTTCATGGTTGCAGGATCCTTCTCCAAGTGAAGAGAAGCACTCGGCAACTGGCCCGTCTACCTCACAACAGGTAGATAAAGGTTCTGGTGCTAGCAGTTCGAAAGCTGAGTCAAGTTTGAAGATCATAAAGGAGGAAACCATGGATGATGTTTTGAGAAAGTTAATGTATTTCAAACAATTTGATACAGTGACTGATTCTTCTGACCATCATTTCAATGATGTCAAATCATCAGGGCGGCAG CCTGCCAAATCTTGGGCAAAGAAAGTTCAGGATGAATGGAAAATTCTAGAGCAGAACTTACCAG AAACGATATATGTGAGAGTTTATGAGTCACGGATGGATCTGTTGAGGGCTGTCATTATCGGGCCGGCAGGAACTCCATATCATGACGGGCTATTTGTCTTTGATGTTTTTTTCCCACCTTCCTATCCAAGTGAACCACCG AGGGTCCATTATCATTCAAGTGGCTTTCGGTTGAACCCAAATCTGTATGAATGCGGAAAAGTGTGCTTGAGCTTGTTAAACACTTGGCAAGGCGGCAAGAATGAGATGTGGCTTCCTGACAAGTCTACAATGCTTCAAGTTTTAGTTTCCATTCAAGCTTTAATTTTGAACACGGAGCCCTTCTACAATGAGCCTGGCTACGAAAAAACTTACCGAGGGGAGGAAGGGAAGAAAAAATCTAGAGATTATAGTGAAGATATTTTTATCAAGTCCTTGAAAAAGATGATGTACACCATGAGGAATccgcctcag CATTTTGAGGATCTGGTGGCAGGACATTTCCGTGTGCGAGCAGTCGATATCATGACAGCATGTCAAGCATATGCCGCAGGTGCTGAGGTATCGAGTGACCTTAAAAAATGGCAAGAACACGGTGAGAACGCTCCCAAGCTGGGCTCTAACAATTTCAAGGCCGAGGTTGCTAAGATGATGAAACCTCTTCTGAAATATTTCATTAATAATGGATCCAAGGACTGTGACCAGTTCAAAGCTGATGAATAA
- the LOC141610611 gene encoding putative ubiquitin-conjugating enzyme E2 38 isoform X1, which yields MDMEVDDDSQTSPPLISKKLKQEKHVLSQNVLATDIAMSTGVVVTVGSTNIVKNSISGSNNSSDRYGSTSDLSYQEDTNDDEVDAIDDMDEAIDDVDEAFDDDDFGNDDDVLSDNGIDDDDDDYVDDDDDDDAYLKLQAQFDNVDLPPGVEATVSWLQDPSPSEEKHSATGPSTSQQVDKGSGASSSKAESSLKIIKEETMDDVLRKLMYFKQFDTVTDSSDHHFNDVKSSGRQPAKSWAKKVQDEWKILEQNLPETIYVRVYESRMDLLRAVIIGPAGTPYHDGLFVFDVFFPPSYPSEPPRVHYHSSGFRLNPNLYECGKVCLSLLNTWQGGKNEMWLPDKSTMLQVLVSIQALILNTEPFYNEPGYEKTYRGEEGKKKSRDYSEDIFIKSLKKMMYTMRNPPQHFEDLVAGHFRVRAVDIMTACQAYAAGAEVSSDLKKWQEHGENAPKLGSNNFKAEVAKMMKPLLKYFINNGSKDCDQFKADE from the exons ATGGATATGGAAGTTGATGATGATTCTCAAACTTCTCCTCCCTTGATCTCCAAGAAACTCAAACAAGAGAAG CATGTTTTGTCGCAGAACGTTTTGGCAACTGATATTGCAATGTCAACTGGTGTTGTGGTTACTGTCGGTAGCACCAATATTGTCAAAAACTCCATATCGGGATCCAATAATTCTTCTGACCGCTATGGCTCCACATCTGACTTATCATATCAGGAGGACACCAATGATGATGAGGTTGATGCCATTGATGATATGGATGAGGCCATTGATGATGTGGATGAGGCATTTGACGATGATGATTTTGGGAATGATGATGATGTTCTTTCAGACAATGGCattgatgacgatgatgatgattatgttgatgacgatgatgatgatgacgctTATTTGAAATTGCAAGCGCAATTTGATAATGTTGATTTGCCTCCAGGGGTAGAGGCAACAGTTTCATGGTTGCAGGATCCTTCTCCAAGTGAAGAGAAGCACTCGGCAACTGGCCCGTCTACCTCACAACAGGTAGATAAAGGTTCTGGTGCTAGCAGTTCGAAAGCTGAGTCAAGTTTGAAGATCATAAAGGAGGAAACCATGGATGATGTTTTGAGAAAGTTAATGTATTTCAAACAATTTGATACAGTGACTGATTCTTCTGACCATCATTTCAATGATGTCAAATCATCAGGGCGGCAG CCTGCCAAATCTTGGGCAAAGAAAGTTCAGGATGAATGGAAAATTCTAGAGCAGAACTTACCAG AAACGATATATGTGAGAGTTTATGAGTCACGGATGGATCTGTTGAGGGCTGTCATTATCGGGCCGGCAGGAACTCCATATCATGACGGGCTATTTGTCTTTGATGTTTTTTTCCCACCTTCCTATCCAAGTGAACCACCG AGGGTCCATTATCATTCAAGTGGCTTTCGGTTGAACCCAAATCTGTATGAATGCGGAAAAGTGTGCTTGAGCTTGTTAAACACTTGGCAAGGCGGCAAGAATGAGATGTGGCTTCCTGACAAGTCTACAATGCTTCAAGTTTTAGTTTCCATTCAAGCTTTAATTTTGAACACGGAGCCCTTCTACAATGAGCCTGGCTACGAAAAAACTTACCGAGGGGAGGAAGGGAAGAAAAAATCTAGAGATTATAGTGAAGATATTTTTATCAAGTCCTTGAAAAAGATGATGTACACCATGAGGAATccgcctcag CATTTTGAGGATCTGGTGGCAGGACATTTCCGTGTGCGAGCAGTCGATATCATGACAGCATGTCAAGCATATGCCGCAGGTGCTGAGGTATCGAGTGACCTTAAAAAATGGCAAGAACACGGTGAGAACGCTCCCAAGCTGGGCTCTAACAATTTCAAGGCCGAGGTTGCTAAGATGATGAAACCTCTTCTGAAATATTTCATTAATAATGGATCCAAGGACTGTGACCAGTTCAAAGCTGATGAATAA
- the LOC141610611 gene encoding putative ubiquitin-conjugating enzyme E2 38 isoform X3, which produces MSTGVVVTVGSTNIVKNSISGSNNSSDRYGSTSDLSYQEDTNDDEVDAIDDMDEAIDDVDEAFDDDDFGNDDDVLSDNGIDDDDDDYVDDDDDDDAYLKLQAQFDNVDLPPGVEATVSWLQDPSPSEEKHSATGPSTSQQVDKGSGASSSKAESSLKIIKEETMDDVLRKLMYFKQFDTVTDSSDHHFNDVKSSGRQPAKSWAKKVQDEWKILEQNLPETIYVRVYESRMDLLRAVIIGPAGTPYHDGLFVFDVFFPPSYPSEPPRVHYHSSGFRLNPNLYECGKVCLSLLNTWQGGKNEMWLPDKSTMLQVLVSIQALILNTEPFYNEPGYEKTYRGEEGKKKSRDYSEDIFIKSLKKMMYTMRNPPQHFEDLVAGHFRVRAVDIMTACQAYAAGAEVSSDLKKWQEHGENAPKLGSNNFKAEVAKMMKPLLKYFINNGSKDCDQFKADE; this is translated from the exons ATGTCAACTGGTGTTGTGGTTACTGTCGGTAGCACCAATATTGTCAAAAACTCCATATCGGGATCCAATAATTCTTCTGACCGCTATGGCTCCACATCTGACTTATCATATCAGGAGGACACCAATGATGATGAGGTTGATGCCATTGATGATATGGATGAGGCCATTGATGATGTGGATGAGGCATTTGACGATGATGATTTTGGGAATGATGATGATGTTCTTTCAGACAATGGCattgatgacgatgatgatgattatgttgatgacgatgatgatgatgacgctTATTTGAAATTGCAAGCGCAATTTGATAATGTTGATTTGCCTCCAGGGGTAGAGGCAACAGTTTCATGGTTGCAGGATCCTTCTCCAAGTGAAGAGAAGCACTCGGCAACTGGCCCGTCTACCTCACAACAGGTAGATAAAGGTTCTGGTGCTAGCAGTTCGAAAGCTGAGTCAAGTTTGAAGATCATAAAGGAGGAAACCATGGATGATGTTTTGAGAAAGTTAATGTATTTCAAACAATTTGATACAGTGACTGATTCTTCTGACCATCATTTCAATGATGTCAAATCATCAGGGCGGCAG CCTGCCAAATCTTGGGCAAAGAAAGTTCAGGATGAATGGAAAATTCTAGAGCAGAACTTACCAG AAACGATATATGTGAGAGTTTATGAGTCACGGATGGATCTGTTGAGGGCTGTCATTATCGGGCCGGCAGGAACTCCATATCATGACGGGCTATTTGTCTTTGATGTTTTTTTCCCACCTTCCTATCCAAGTGAACCACCG AGGGTCCATTATCATTCAAGTGGCTTTCGGTTGAACCCAAATCTGTATGAATGCGGAAAAGTGTGCTTGAGCTTGTTAAACACTTGGCAAGGCGGCAAGAATGAGATGTGGCTTCCTGACAAGTCTACAATGCTTCAAGTTTTAGTTTCCATTCAAGCTTTAATTTTGAACACGGAGCCCTTCTACAATGAGCCTGGCTACGAAAAAACTTACCGAGGGGAGGAAGGGAAGAAAAAATCTAGAGATTATAGTGAAGATATTTTTATCAAGTCCTTGAAAAAGATGATGTACACCATGAGGAATccgcctcag CATTTTGAGGATCTGGTGGCAGGACATTTCCGTGTGCGAGCAGTCGATATCATGACAGCATGTCAAGCATATGCCGCAGGTGCTGAGGTATCGAGTGACCTTAAAAAATGGCAAGAACACGGTGAGAACGCTCCCAAGCTGGGCTCTAACAATTTCAAGGCCGAGGTTGCTAAGATGATGAAACCTCTTCTGAAATATTTCATTAATAATGGATCCAAGGACTGTGACCAGTTCAAAGCTGATGAATAA
- the LOC141610612 gene encoding riboflavin synthase — MASIKSSPISISPKSSITTLNFLNFKPSISNVHLNLTPNFKSSISNLFLHKTHQKPQIPKYHSNQINCLFTGIVEEMGKVKQVGNAQNGGFDLKIGAKTVLEDVKLGDSIAVNGTCLTVTEFDTALAEFTVGLAPETLRKTSLIELEPGSAVNLERALLPSTRMGGHFVQGHVDGVGEIVSLNREDDSLWVKVKTSPEILKYIVPKGYITVDGTSLTVVDVLDDESCFTFMLVAYTQQNVVIPLKKVGQKVNLEVDILGKYVERLLNNGFIDSKKSS, encoded by the exons ATGGCATCAATCAAATCCTCCCCAATTTCAATTTCCCCCAAATCCTCAATCACAACCCTAAATTTCCTCAATTTCAAACCCTCAATTTCAaatgttcatctcaatttaacccCAAATTTCAAATCCTCAATCTCAAACCTCTTCCTTCACAAAACCCATCAAaaaccccaaatccccaaataCCATAGTAATCAAATTAATTGCCTTTTTACTGGAATTGTTGAAGAAATGGGTAAAGTTAAGCAAGTGGGTAATGCTCAAAATGGTGGATTTGATCTTAAAATTGGTGCAAAAACTGTTCTTGAAGATGTTAAATTAGGTGATAGTATTGCTGTTAATGGTACTTGTCTTACTGTTACTGAATTTGATACTGCATTGGCTGAATTTACTGTTGGTTTGGCACCGGAAACGCTTCGTAAAACGTCGTTGATTGAGCTCGAACCTGGGTCTGCTGTTAATTTGGAGAGAGCTCTCTTGCCTTCTACTAGGATGGGTGGTCATTTTGTTCAG GGCCATGTTGATGGTGTCGGGGAAATCGTTTCCCTCAATCGGGAAGATGATTCTTTATGGGTGAAGGTAAAGACTAGCCCGGAGATACTGAAGTACATAGTGCCAAAAGGATACATCACCGTTGATGGCACGAGTTTGACTGTGGTGGACGTTCTTGATGATGAATCATGCTTTACATTCATGTTAGTTGCGTACACTCAACAGAATGTGGTAATTCCATTGAAAAAAGTTGGTCAGAAGGTTAATCTGGAGGTCGATATTCTTGGTAAGTATGTAGAACGACTCCTAAACAATGGGTTTATCGACTCAAAGAAATCATCGTAG
- the LOC141610613 gene encoding GPI-anchored protein LLG3 yields the protein MMMNNYMGFIIFFLFIGLASSTYISDDVFVSHKSNGRSLLQAKKPCPVNFENQNYTILTSQCKGPRYSAESCCKAFKEFACPFAENISDQSTNCADTMFSYINLFGSYPPGTFASLCKEGKNGLECTEDGSPNADPKSKKNSASTNIARSPIAVLLVSSLIYLLQLL from the exons atgatgatgaataattataTGGGTTTCATTATTTTCTTCCTTTTTATTGGTTTGGCATCTTCTACCTACATTTCAG ATGATGTTTTTGTATCTCACAAATCAAATGGCCGTTCTTTGCTTCAGGCTAAGAAAC CTTGCCCGGTGAATTTCGAGAATCAAAATTATACAATCTTAACTAGTCAATGCAAAGGACCGAGATATTCAGCAGAAAGTTGTTGTAAGGCGTTCAAGGAGTTCGCCTGCCCTTTCGCTGAAAATATCAGTGATCAGTCGACTAATTGTGCCGACACCATGTTTAGCTACATAAATCTCTTTGGATCATACCCACCAGGAACGTTTGCCAGCTTGTGTAAAGAAGGTAAAAATGGTCTGGAGTGTACCGAGGATGGTTCTCCGAATGCAGATCCTAAATCCAAAAAGAACAGCGCTAGCACGAACATTGCTCGGTCTCCCATTGCTGTTCTATTGGTTAGCTCCTTAATTTACTTGCTTCAACTCCTTTGA
- the LOC141610614 gene encoding E3 ubiquitin-protein ligase RMA1H1-like translates to METCRNNPATQIESYSHDDNDNSGGFDCNICLDSVKDPVVTLCGHLYCWPCIYKWLQVDKPTEDPDRLPGCPVCKTEISHNTLIPLYGRGKSANPSQLGLVVPQRPKGKPRANYRGAYQNHTEAHPYTSLVDSSPSPASPAFGFAGTTTFYPVIGLFSEMIYANSESNLYTYHNTYGVATTSSARARRNVMQKERSLSRVCFFLFCCIILCLLLF, encoded by the coding sequence ATGGAGACATGCCGTAATAACCCCGCGACTCAAATTGAGTCGTACAGTCACGATGATAATGATAACTCGGGCGGTTTTGACTGCAATATCTGCCTGGACTCGGTTAAGGACCCTGTCGTAACATTGTGTGGTCACCTCTACTGCTGGCCTTGCATCTATAAATGGCTTCAGGTTGATAAACCTACAGAAGATCCCGACCGGCTGCCAGGGTGCCCTGTTTGCAAAACCGAAATCTCTCACAACACCCTGATACCTCTCTATGGCCGTGGTAAGTCTGCGAATCCCTCCCAACTTGGGCTAGTTGTTCCTCAGCGGCCCAAAGGGAAGCCACGAGCAAATTATCGTGGTGCGTATCAAAATCATACAGAAGCCCACCCGTACACCTCTTTGGTTGATTCCTCCCCGTCTCCTGCTTCTCCTGCATTTGGTTTTGCAGGGACAACAACATTTTATCCCGTTATTGGATTGTTCAGCGAGATGATTTACGCAAACTCAGAATCAAACCTATACACGTATCATAATACCTACGGTGTGGCCACAACCAGCAGTGCCAGAGCTCGGCGAAATGTAATGCAAAAGGAGAGATCGCTTAGTCGAGTCTGTTTTTTCCTGTTTTGTTGTATTATTTTGTGCCTCCTCCTGTTCTGA
- the LOC141610615 gene encoding uncharacterized protein LOC141610615, with product MALTSQILSTKLRPSHNTITLFSNFSSKSHFHHINSIKFKPKTRFNLLCSNNKQQLQILEGFSLLETEPPWESSNVWSTMALYFFSLHVPLSFGGLSLIANLLHQPVLDPQLKAVAILVIGTSELSAAVLLLQFTAKPEYKSLNFLECRNVRRDRNWVFSAILGFAVLVATMYLTSSLADRFIGNEDASTQTVKEILSSGSIGQTSITLVYCIVAPFLEEIVYRRFLLASLAPSMKWHQALVVSSVVFTAAHLSGENFIQLFLIGMVLGCSYSWTGDLRSSILLHSMYNALTLLIHFYT from the exons ATGGCATTGACGAGCCAAATTTTATCCACCAAATTACGCCCATCACATAATACAATCacacttttctcaaatttttcctCAAAATCCCATTTTCACCATATAAATTCCATCAAATTTAAACCCAAAACCCGGTTCAATCTCCTCTGCTCTAACAATAAACAACAGCTGCAAATCCTTGAG GGTTTCTCATTATTGGAAACTGAGCCACCATGGGAAAGCAGCAATGTGTGGAGTACTATGGCTTTGTATTTCTTCAGCTTACATGTtcccttgagttttggaggtttATCTTTGATTGCCAACTTATTGCATCAGCCTGTTCTTGATCCTCAACTAAAG GCAGTGGCAATTCTTGTGATCGGGACATCAGAACTGTCTGCTGCTGTGCTACTTCTCCAGTTCACGGCTAAGCCAGAATACAAGTCGCTTAACTTTTTGGAATGTCGCAATGTACGAAGAGACAGAAACTGGGTATTTTCTGCTATTTTGGGTTTTGCAGTTCTTGTTGCAACCATGTACCTGACATCTTCACTCGCTGACAGATTTATTGGAAACGAG GATGCGAGTACTCAAACAGTAAAGGAGATTCTTTCAAGTGGCAGTATAGGCCAGACCTCAATCACACTCGTCTACTGCATAGTTGCTCCCTTTTTAGAAGAGATTGTCTACAGACGGTTTTTGTTAGCATCATTGGCCCCAAGTATGAAATGGCATCAAGCCCTTGTTGTAAGTTCAGTCGTCTTCACAGCAGCGCACCTCTCCGGAGAGAATTTTATACAACTGTTTCTAATCGGAATGGTGCTTGGATGCTCTTACTCTTGGACCGGAGACTTGAGATCATCAATCCTCTTGCATTCTATGTATAATGCTTTGACTCTTCTTATACATTTCTATACTTGA